Part of the Pyricularia oryzae 70-15 chromosome 3, whole genome shotgun sequence genome, AGCAGCCCGAGGTGCTTACCCAGACACACTCTGGATCCGGCGCCAAAGGTCAGATCGGCAGCGTTCATAGCCGCCAACCTCACCGCAAACGCCTCCTCCGTCTCGCCGTCCGCCCGCAGCCACCGCTCGGGTCTAAAGTCATCCGCATCCGGGCCCCAGACCGTCCTGTTCCGTCCCAGCACGAACGGATTCATTCCGACGCTGGTCCCAGGCGGCACCACGTTTCCATCGGGCAACTCCAGCCCGCCGTCCGGCACGCATCGCGGCAGCACCATGGCCACGCCGGGATGCAGGCGCATGGCCTCGCGCACCACGGCCTCGAGATAGGGAACAGCACGGGCCTGAGCAAAAGAAGCAATCTCACCTGCTGCCAACCCGGCATCCTCGCAGGCGGTGACCAACCTGCCCCAAACCCCATCCGTCCGGAGCGCATAGTACAGGACGGCCTTGATGGTGATGGCGGTGGTGTCTGCACCGGCGAGCATGTTGATGGACAGGTAGCTGAGGACGCGCTGGCGGTCGACGACGTCCGGCTGCGCACGCTGCACCTCCAGGAACCTGTCCAGAAAGTCCGGCTGGGCGGCCGCCTGGACCGGATCGCGGTCGTCGCGGCCCGCATACCTGTCGTCGAGCCGCTTCATGGTCGGACCGAGCAGCGCGGTCGCGCCGCCGACGGGGAAGATTGGGTTCTTGTCGACGATGCGGTCGAGCCAGGGGATCTGGCTGACGCTAGACAGGTAGTCGGCACCCCTGTCCGACATCCACAGGTGGCCATCAAAGTCCCTGCCCGACGAGAGATAGCCAAAGTGCTTGCTAAAGGTGACCTGACCAATGACGTCCCAGGCGtctggggggggggcggTGTTGGGGTCAACAGGGTTTTAGTCTTGGGCCGCATTTTAATCTGACAAGAAGCAATGATCAAACAATAAGAAGaagacaagaagaaagaaaataaaaacacgAGCTGCTTACACATTTTTACCCATTCGCCAAGGTCAAACCCCTCACCGAACCCATCAGCCCCCACGTAACGCTCGTCCAGGCTGCGGCGCAGCAGACGAATGGTATCGTCGACGTGGGGCTGCAGCGCGAGCGTGCCGGCCAGGGAGTAGTGCTTCGCGACGGGCCGCTTCTGGCGCGCGTGCTCGGCCGGGTCGCGCAGGCTGAAGAGGTTGTAGGCGACGCGGCCGTCGACGACCGTGGAGGCCGGCGGGTAGAAGTCGGTCTTGCGGAAGCGGC contains:
- a CDS encoding pisatin demethylase gives rise to the protein MSAAAVATWAFVLLATCAAWNVLSCWRSPLRRYPGPFLARWTNLWRFYHTLRGDIHLVNLRAHQRYGPVVRTGPNQLDLDLPALVKTIYSSDGRFRKTDFYPPASTVVDGRVAYNLFSLRDPAEHARQKRPVAKHYSLAGTLALQPHVDDTIRLLRRSLDERYVGADGFGEGFDLGEWVKMYAWDVIGQVTFSKHFGYLSSGRDFDGHLWMSDRGADYLSSVSQIPWLDRIVDKNPIFPVGGATALLGPTMKRLDDRYAGRDDRDPVQAAAQPDFLDRFLEVQRAQPDVVDRQRVLSYLSINMLAGADTTAITIKAVLYYALRTDGVWGRLVTACEDAGLAAGEIASFAQARAVPYLEAVVREAMRLHPGVAMVLPRCVPDGGLELPDGNVVPPGTSVGMNPFVLGRNRTVWGPDADDFRPERWLRADGETEEAFAVRLAAMNAADLTFGAGSRVCLGKHLGLLQAYKVVATLAVSYDLEMLEPEKEWWVRSAFFMRQGELKVSMRRRD